The DNA segment CCATATGTTCCGCCTGGAGCCCTGACAAGCGGAGTGCGTATTCCCGTAATATTTCGGAGCACTTCCTCCGTCTCCTTGATCTGTGACCAGAAGACACCAAAGCTGCTGTACAGCTCGTCATATTTATGGTTGTATGTATGGTTGCCGATAGAATGTCCGGCCTCGTCGATCCGGTTGACGATCTCGGGGAATCGCTTCGCCTGCTCTCCAAGCAAAAAGAATGTGGCAGGCACATCAGCTTTGTTCAATATATCCAATACGTGGTCTGTCCATTTGCTCGGACCGTCATCAAAGGTAAGGTAGACTAATTTATCCGCTGCTGGCGAAGCGGCTTGATCTGTGGCTGAAGAGGATATTTTCGTGGAAGAGCTTAGAAGTGCGGACGATAAGGACGCAGCATTTGGAGCCTTAGTGACAGCCGCCGCACCCTCAAAGGACTGGGCGGCAGTCACAGTCACGACACTCCGGATATCGGATTGCGTAATCACAGTAACGATAAGAATGATAGCCATTATAACAGTAACCCAGCGAAGCAACAGAAATCCGGCCAGCCTTTTTTTATTCATATCAAATCTACCCCCGCCGATTATATCAATGGATTAAGTTTCTGGTAGATTATATGAACATATGATGGAAAAAAGACTATGCGGCGCATATCCTTATTTCAAGCTTGTATGCTCTTGCAAAGCCTCCAACACCTTCTGGACATGTCCAGCCACTCTTACGCCTCGCCACTCCTGCAGCAGCCTGCCTTCCTCGTCGATCAGGAAGGTCGATCGTACGATTCCTTCGTACTCACGACCATACATTTTCTTAAGCTGCCATACGCCGAACATACGACTGACGTGGTGATCCTCATCGGCAAGCAGCGGAAAAGACAACCCATGCTTCGCTTTGAATTTATCATGCGATTCCACGGAGTCTCCGCTGATGCCGAGCACGATGGCTCCCTGCTCCATCAACACCTCGCTCTGATCCCGAAATTCGCAGGCCTGCTTGGTGCAAGCTGGTGTCAAATCTCTCGGATAGAAATATATAATGACCTTGCGGCCGCGATACTGACTTAATGAGATCTCTTCTCCACCACTCGCTGGAAGTCGAAAATCAGGAACAAGCTGACCTACCTGCACTTGAACATCATTCATGTGTTAAGTCTCCTCTCTGCATTCACAAATCCGAAAATTGATTGTACCTACAAAAGAAATTATAATGTATGGGTATGTGAAACATCCAATATAACGTTTATCATCGTTATCCACCGAAAGGAACGAACATTATGACGAAACGCACGAAACGGGCGATCATCTGGTCTATTACCGGAGTTCTGGTCGTCATTGCCGCTGTTGCGGCCTATTATTTTATCGCCATTTATAATCAAATCGATAAATTTCAGAAGAAAGGCGATGATTCCCCCTTCTACAATGTTCAGCCGGTCGAGACCAAGAAGGAAGCCGAGCCTCCAAAATGGGAGGGCACTGAGCGGGTCAATATTTTGCTGATGGGCGTGGACGCCCGCGGAGTTAAGAAAGGGGAGATCCCTAGATCCGATACGATGATGGTCGCCTCGGTCGATCCCGTAGAAAAGAAGGCCTATTTATTCTCTATTATGCGCGATACTTATATTAAAATACCGGGCCACGGCTCGGATCGGATCAATGCGGCCATTACCTACGGACCTAATAAGGCGATGGAGACGGTCTCAGAGCTGCTAGGCATCCCAATTCAATATTACGTCTACACGGATTTCCAAGGCTTCATCGAGCTCGTGGATGCCATCGGTGGCGTTGACTTCTACGTGGAGAAGGATATGCGCTACACCAGTAAGGCAGATAACCATGAATACGATATTAATTTGAAAAAAGGACAGCAGCATCTGGACGGCAATTCTGCCCTGCAATATGTTCGTTTCCGACATGACGCTCTGTCCGACTATACGCGAACTGAGCGCCAGCGTAATTTCCTTAAAGCCGTTGCCGAAAAAATGATTTCAACGACCTCGATCATGAAGCTCCCATCCATTTTGGAGAAAGTAAATCCTTACATTGATACGAATTTAACGATCAACGACATGTGGAAGCTGGCTACCGTCGCTTATGATAGCAGAATGGTAGGCAGTGAGCAAATTCCTCCGATGAAGCTGGTCGTGGAGAAGAATGTAGGCGGCTCCGAAGTGATAGGCGTTCGAAGCGATGAGGAATTAAAGCAGTTTGTACAGGATGTGTTCAGCGCGCCGGAAGAGCAGGACGAGGGAGCCGACAGTAACACCATTCCTGCGGAAGCTGAAGATACAAGCAAGAAGACGAGTGCTGGAGCGGGTACAAGCGGAGGCTCTGGAATGAGCACGAGCACGGGCTCCAGTTCCGGATCTCCCCCTGCCTCGGATGCACTCCGGAATTAATCATTTCGTCGTTAAACACCTATCGAAAGGATGATGTACCTTATGAACCGGATTCAATCCGAACGTTTATACGAAGAAGCGCTCAAGCATATCGTTGGCGGCGTCAACAGCCCCTCCCGCTCGTTCAAGGCGGTTGGGGGCGGGGCGCCTGTTTTTATGAGCAAAGCCGCGGGCTCTCATTTTTGGGATGTGGACGGCAATCGTTATGTCGATTACTTGGGAGCTTACGGTCCGATTATTACTGGCCATGCTCATCCTCACATCACTCGTGCCATTCAGGATGCGGCAGCAAACGGCACATTGTACGGCACGCCTACAGAGCTAGAGATTACCCTAGCCAAAATGTTAAAAAACGCGATTCCTTCCATGGACAAGGTTCGTTTTGTCAATTCAGGCACGGAGGCAGTCATGACGACCATTCGCGTAGCCCGCGCCTATACGAAGCGCAATAAAATCATTAAATTTGCCGGCTGCTACCACGGCCATTCCGACCTGGTGCTGGTTGCCGCGGGTTCAGGGCCTTCCACGCTAGGCATTCCTGACAGCGCCGGCATTCCGACCAGCATCGCCCATGAGGTGATCACCGTGCCGTTTAATGATGCTGGAGCGCTGCAAGCCGCCTTAGATAAGTGGGGAG comes from the Paenibacillus lentus genome and includes:
- the bcp gene encoding thioredoxin-dependent thiol peroxidase, with product MNDVQVQVGQLVPDFRLPASGGEEISLSQYRGRKVIIYFYPRDLTPACTKQACEFRDQSEVLMEQGAIVLGISGDSVESHDKFKAKHGLSFPLLADEDHHVSRMFGVWQLKKMYGREYEGIVRSTFLIDEEGRLLQEWRGVRVAGHVQKVLEALQEHTSLK
- a CDS encoding LCP family protein gives rise to the protein MTKRTKRAIIWSITGVLVVIAAVAAYYFIAIYNQIDKFQKKGDDSPFYNVQPVETKKEAEPPKWEGTERVNILLMGVDARGVKKGEIPRSDTMMVASVDPVEKKAYLFSIMRDTYIKIPGHGSDRINAAITYGPNKAMETVSELLGIPIQYYVYTDFQGFIELVDAIGGVDFYVEKDMRYTSKADNHEYDINLKKGQQHLDGNSALQYVRFRHDALSDYTRTERQRNFLKAVAEKMISTTSIMKLPSILEKVNPYIDTNLTINDMWKLATVAYDSRMVGSEQIPPMKLVVEKNVGGSEVIGVRSDEELKQFVQDVFSAPEEQDEGADSNTIPAEAEDTSKKTSAGAGTSGGSGMSTSTGSSSGSPPASDALRN